In the genome of Longimicrobiaceae bacterium, the window ACCACGCCCAGCTCGGCGCCGCCCGCCTCGGCGACGTGGTAGCGCGCGGAGATGTCGAGCACGCGGTCTGCCGCGATGGTGTACAGCGGGCGCGTCTGCTCGGTGTCGGCGAAGACGGTGACGGCTTCCTTGAGCTTGAACGCCTTCTGCTTCACGTAGCAGAGCAGGCTGCCGCTGGCGTCGGTGACGGAGATCTGACGGCCGAGCGCAAACGTCTTGAACTTCAATTCGAGTGGGAATTGCATGGGCGCGAGGAGGGAGAGCGTGGCAGGTTGGACGGCTGACCGTACCGAAGCTACGGCGGCACCGTAACCGGTGCAACGCTCCCGGCCGAGCTACGTCACCCGCCTCTCTGCATGGCGCTCCGCGCATCGGGACAGTCATCTGGCCCGCGCATCGGCGGCAGCGCATCACCGGTGATCGATCAGGACCGCGGGATGGGCTTCACCGCATCTCCCGAGACTCCCAGCCGTTCATCTCCCGAAGAGCCGGCAGTCATCTACCGGGACTGAACGAGCGGCGGCGGCGCGGGTCAGGGGCTCATCGAGCCGAGAAGGAGGGCCAGGAGCGCGGCGGACGCGGCGCAGAAGGCGAGGCCGCTCCAGTGCGCGGAGGCCCAGGTGCCCGCCCGTGGCCGGTACGGCACGCGCGAGGCCTGGGTTCCGGCTGCTGCTTTCCGTCTCTCGCTCCCCTGCATCGCGCGCCTCCGCTTCCACGTGAGTACGTCCGCCACCCGGAGGAGAGATACCGGCGTGCGGAGCCGCGCGTTTGCCGGCGGCGGGGTCTGGCGGGTTGCTGCCATCTTCGCTCACGACGCATATTTCCCACGGCGCGTAAACCGGACGGGGCCGAGCGGCATCCAACCTTCCGGCGCACCCGCCTCCCCACCTCCTGCCGCGCGCCCGCGCGGGGGACGTTCCCGAACCAGGACACCACGCATGACCTCTCTCAAGACCCTGCGCCCGCTGGCGGCGGCGCTGGCCACGCTCGCGGCGACGCAGGCGGCGGCCCAGACGCCCGCGTCCAACCCGGGCCCGCCGCTGAGCCGCGAGAACCTGGACACGACCTGCGCGCCCTGCCAGAACTTCTACCGCTACGCGAACGGCGGGTGGGCGGCGAAGAACCCGGTCCCGGCGGCCTTCTCGTCGTGGAGCGGCTTCAACGAGCTGACCGAGCGCAACAACCTGGTGCTGAAGCAGGTGCTGGAGACGGCGGCGGCGAACGCGGAGACCACGAGCGACCCCAACACGCGCAGCCTGGGCCGCCTGTATGGCACGTGCATGGACAGCGCGGCGGCGGAGCGGGGGGGCATCTCGCCCATCGCGGCAGACCTGCGGCGGCTGGACGCGATCCGCACGCGCGCGGACCTGCAGGCCACGCTGGGCCGCCTGCACCGCGAGGGCATGGGCGGGCTGTTCGGCTTCGGGTCGGAGCAGGACGCGGTGGACGCGAGCAAGGTGATCGCTGGGATGGGCCAGGGCGGCCTGGGCCTGCCGGACCGCGACTACTACACGCGCACCGACAGCGTGACGGTGCGGCAGCGCGCCAACTACGTGGCGCACGTGCAGCGCCTGTTCGAGCTGGCCGGCGAGCCCGCGGCGCAGGCCACGGCCGACGCGCAACGCGTGATGTCGCTGGAGACGGCGCTGGCGCTGGCGTCGATGGGACGCGTGCAGCTGCGCGACCCCCAGGCTTCGTACCACGTGATGACGGTGGCCGAGCTGGACCGGACGGCACCGGGCTTTTCGTGGGCCACGTTCCTTCGCGACGTGGGCCTGCCGCAGGTGACGTCGATGAACGTGGGCCAGCCGGAGTTCGCCAAGGCCATGGCGCACGAGATCGCGACGCGGCCCATGGAGGACTGGCGCGCGTACCTGCGGCTGCGGGCCATCAACGGCGCGGCGAGCTGGCTGAGCACGCCGTTCGTGCAGGAGAACTTCCGCTACTCGTCTTCGCTCACGGGCGCGAGAGAGATGCAGCCGCGGTGGAAGCGCTGCCTGCGCATGGCCGACGGCGTGCTGGGCGACGCGCTGGGCCGCGAGTACGTGAAGGTGTCGTTCACGCCCGAGGCGAAGGCGGGGATGGAGGACATGCTGCGCAACATGCGCGCGGTGTACGCCGAGCGCATCGCGGCGGCCACGTGGATGAGCGACAGCACCAAGCCGGCGGCGC includes:
- a CDS encoding M13 family metallopeptidase, with the protein product MTSLKTLRPLAAALATLAATQAAAQTPASNPGPPLSRENLDTTCAPCQNFYRYANGGWAAKNPVPAAFSSWSGFNELTERNNLVLKQVLETAAANAETTSDPNTRSLGRLYGTCMDSAAAERGGISPIAADLRRLDAIRTRADLQATLGRLHREGMGGLFGFGSEQDAVDASKVIAGMGQGGLGLPDRDYYTRTDSVTVRQRANYVAHVQRLFELAGEPAAQATADAQRVMSLETALALASMGRVQLRDPQASYHVMTVAELDRTAPGFSWATFLRDVGLPQVTSMNVGQPEFAKAMAHEIATRPMEDWRAYLRLRAINGAASWLSTPFVQENFRYSSSLTGAREMQPRWKRCLRMADGVLGDALGREYVKVSFTPEAKAGMEDMLRNMRAVYAERIAAATWMSDSTKPAALQKLGTFAQKIGYPSVWQDYSSMNIGNASFVSNLRAGGLYDTRRDFAKIGKPVDRTEWGMTPPTVNAYYNPQVNEIVFPAGRLQPPFFHPSYDVAANYGGIGGTIGHEMSHGFDDQGRQYDAQGNLRDWWTAGDAQRFGERAQKVVDQYNAYTVLDSLHVNGKLTLGENIADIAGLRIAYYAMEKALEGKPRVLIDGFTQEQRFFLAYAQARRATFRDQQLRLMVQTDPHSPNEFRVNGPMANMPEFAAAFGCKQGDPMVRPENLRVQIW